Proteins found in one Cetobacterium ceti genomic segment:
- a CDS encoding Bax inhibitor-1/YccA family protein, giving the protein MGYTSMNVSTTNNLLRNSFLYMFVGLLITAGVPTYILLTNNTELLYSIQRYYWPLIIGEFAVVMILSFAINKISLGMARLMFFGYALLNGFVFSIFTLIFPIQILIYALGVTSLMFLVIAIYGYTTSEDLSKYSRILFGALITLVILSVINIFIKAPVFFWMVSVIGVVLFSALIAFDVNRIKNMAYELADGDEEMVDKLGVMGALTLYLDFINLFIFVLRLFGGSGNSRD; this is encoded by the coding sequence ATGGGATACACATCGATGAATGTATCAACAACAAATAACTTGTTAAGAAATTCGTTTCTTTACATGTTCGTAGGTTTACTTATAACAGCAGGGGTACCTACATATATTTTATTAACAAATAATACAGAATTACTTTATAGTATTCAAAGATATTATTGGCCCCTTATAATAGGAGAATTTGCTGTTGTAATGATTTTGAGTTTTGCTATAAATAAAATATCTTTAGGGATGGCAAGGCTTATGTTTTTTGGGTATGCTTTATTAAATGGATTTGTATTTTCAATATTTACTTTGATTTTTCCAATCCAAATTTTAATTTATGCCTTAGGAGTAACATCACTAATGTTTTTAGTTATAGCTATTTATGGATATACTACTAGTGAGGATTTAAGTAAATATAGTAGAATTTTATTTGGAGCTTTAATAACTTTAGTTATTTTATCTGTAATAAATATTTTCATAAAAGCTCCTGTGTTTTTCTGGATGGTTTCTGTCATAGGAGTTGTTTTATTTTCTGCATTAATAGCTTTTGATGTAAATAGAATAAAAAATATGGCCTATGAACTTGCCGATGGTGATGAAGAGATGGTTGATAAATTGGGAGTAATGGGAGCATTAACACTATATTTAGATTTTATAAACTTATTTATATTTGTTTTAAGATTATTTGGTGGAAGTGGAAACTCAAGAGATTAA
- a CDS encoding dicarboxylate/amino acid:cation symporter, which translates to MKKLGLLPKLILAIIIGILIGTTRSEILVRIMATFTGIFGNFLNFVIPLIIIGFVAPGIGELGKGAGKLLGITTALAYLSTILSGTLAYGVNHTLFKYILVPGALSFNAANPEHALLSGFFTVDMPPIMGVMTALLIAFTLGIGIAAVDGTTIKNFMNEFQQIVEGIIRKIIIPLLPIHIAGIFANMTYAGEVVTIMTVFSKVFGLILILHFTVLVIQYVVAGLLAGGNPITLLKNMIPAYFTAIGTQSSAATIPVTLRQTKVNGVNDGIADFAVPLCATIHLSGSTVTLVSCSMAVMMLHNIPVTFHLMFGFIMMLGITMVAAPGVPGGAVMAALGLLQTMLGFSPASISLMIALYLAQDSFGTACNVTGDGAISIMVNKFAGYRLNKNETNVEY; encoded by the coding sequence ATGAAAAAATTAGGATTGTTACCTAAGTTGATTCTAGCAATCATTATAGGTATACTAATTGGAACAACAAGAAGTGAGATATTAGTTAGAATAATGGCAACTTTTACTGGTATCTTTGGGAACTTCCTAAACTTTGTTATTCCTCTTATTATTATAGGATTTGTTGCTCCTGGAATTGGTGAATTAGGGAAAGGAGCAGGAAAGTTATTGGGTATAACTACTGCTTTAGCATATCTTTCAACTATTCTTTCTGGTACATTGGCATATGGTGTTAACCATACTTTATTTAAATATATTTTAGTTCCTGGAGCTTTATCTTTTAATGCTGCTAATCCAGAACATGCTCTTTTATCAGGATTTTTTACAGTTGATATGCCACCAATTATGGGAGTTATGACTGCTCTTTTAATTGCCTTTACTTTAGGTATTGGTATTGCCGCTGTAGATGGAACTACTATCAAAAACTTTATGAATGAATTTCAACAAATTGTAGAGGGAATTATCAGAAAAATTATTATACCACTTTTACCTATTCATATTGCTGGTATATTTGCTAATATGACATATGCTGGAGAAGTTGTTACTATAATGACTGTATTCTCTAAAGTATTTGGTTTAATTCTTATTTTACATTTTACTGTACTTGTTATTCAATATGTTGTTGCAGGTCTTCTTGCTGGTGGAAATCCTATAACATTACTAAAAAATATGATCCCTGCATATTTTACAGCAATTGGTACTCAGTCCTCAGCTGCAACTATTCCAGTTACTTTAAGACAAACTAAAGTAAATGGAGTAAATGATGGAATTGCAGATTTCGCTGTTCCTTTATGTGCAACAATTCATCTTTCTGGAAGTACTGTAACTTTAGTTAGTTGCTCTATGGCCGTTATGATGTTACATAATATTCCTGTAACTTTCCATTTAATGTTTGGATTTATTATGATGCTTGGAATTACAATGGTTGCTGCTCCAGGAGTTCCTGGTGGAGCAGTTATGGCAGCACTAGGTCTTCTTCAAACTATGTTAGGATTTAGTCCTGCTTCTATATCTTTAATGATCGCTCTTTACCTTGCACAAGATAGTTTCGGAACAGCTTGTAATGTAACAGGTGATGGTGCTATTAGTATCATGGTTAATAAATTTGCAGGATATAGATTAAATAAAAATGAAACTAACGTAGAATATTAA
- a CDS encoding aminotransferase class V-fold PLP-dependent enzyme, with translation MINKKDYYFDNSATSHPKPEKVYEAVENAIKNLNGNPGRAGHRKAVEISREIYNVRCKLANFFNIENPLQIAFTANATESLNFAIKGLDLNPGDKIITSHLEHNSVLRPLYYLRDSKNISIDFFDDFSQIENLITERTKAIVVNHISNVNGNIQDLEKIGFLAKKHNLIFIVDASQSAGFYPIDIQAMNIDILCFTGHKSLFGIQGIGGIYVNENIHLTPILEGGTGSYSKMERQPKVMPELLEAGTLNTPGILSLGAGIDFINEIGLERIKIHEEFLTDKFINGCKNIPNLIVYPTLSEKRGPVVSVNFKNVPSSDIGAILDEEFNIMIRASFHCAPLAHDFLNTSEYGTIRFSFGFFNTEEDIDYAINALKIISENI, from the coding sequence ATGATAAATAAAAAAGATTATTATTTTGATAATTCTGCCACATCTCATCCTAAACCAGAAAAAGTTTATGAAGCGGTGGAAAATGCAATTAAAAATTTAAATGGAAATCCTGGAAGAGCAGGACATCGTAAAGCTGTTGAAATAAGTCGTGAAATTTATAATGTACGTTGTAAATTAGCTAATTTTTTCAATATTGAAAATCCTTTACAAATAGCTTTTACAGCCAATGCCACAGAATCTTTAAATTTTGCTATTAAAGGTTTAGATTTAAATCCAGGAGATAAAATTATAACTTCCCATCTTGAACACAACTCTGTTTTAAGACCTTTGTATTATTTAAGAGATTCTAAAAATATCTCTATAGATTTCTTTGATGATTTTTCACAAATAGAAAATTTAATAACAGAAAGAACAAAAGCTATTGTTGTAAACCACATTTCCAATGTAAATGGAAATATTCAAGATCTAGAAAAAATTGGCTTTTTAGCAAAAAAACATAATCTAATTTTTATTGTGGATGCTTCCCAAAGTGCAGGTTTTTATCCTATCGATATACAAGCAATGAATATTGATATTCTTTGTTTTACTGGACATAAATCTCTTTTTGGAATTCAAGGAATCGGTGGAATTTATGTAAATGAGAATATTCATTTAACACCTATTTTAGAAGGGGGAACAGGAAGTTATTCTAAAATGGAAAGACAACCTAAAGTTATGCCTGAGCTTTTAGAAGCAGGAACTTTAAACACTCCTGGAATTTTAAGCTTAGGAGCTGGTATCGACTTTATAAATGAAATAGGATTAGAAAGAATTAAAATCCACGAAGAATTTTTAACAGATAAATTTATAAATGGTTGTAAAAATATTCCTAATTTAATCGTATATCCGACTCTTTCTGAAAAAAGAGGTCCTGTGGTAAGTGTCAATTTTAAAAATGTTCCTTCTAGTGATATAGGGGCTATTTTAGATGAGGAGTTTAACATTATGATAAGAGCTAGTTTTCACTGTGCCCCTCTTGCTCATGATTTTCTAAATACTTCTGAATATGGAACTATCAGATTTTCCTTTGGATTTTTTAACACTGAAGAGGATATTGATTATGCTATAAATGCTTTAAAAATAATTTCTGAAAATATTTAA
- a CDS encoding Na/Pi cotransporter family protein — protein MYLDILFKVIGGLGLFLFGMDNMSKGMQKMAGQKLKKILAALTTNRFIAIVMGIFVTALVQSSSVSTVMTIGFVNASLLTLKQALGVILGANIGTTVTGWILALNMGKYGLPIVGIGAIAHMFVKSDKAKTRALTFMGLGLIFFGLELMSTGLKPVRSMPEFVQLFHAFTAHSYVGVLKAACVGALLTAVVQSSSATLGITITLALQGLIDYPTAVALVLGENVGTTITALLASLGANANAKRAAYAHTIINIVGVLWATSIFKYYLHFLENIVDPVHSMPAAIATAHTMFNIINVVLFIPLIGYLADFLCKVVKDDDPIGKERVTHLDVRMTETPSVVVEQSKVEILTMGTNLKEMFFKLDNAYQNPDNLDENLERIESLEDTLDLFQKEISDVNFRILNGNLDEANAEETRENLQACDEYETISDYILRVTKTMKKLRDNDIELNEYKITTLSKLHSHVESLFDDINKAYELRDRDLFVSSIKKCNFIKEEYKKARREHLEHVANNIMPAMLSTGYMDILNNYRRIKDHLYNMIEIFAKI, from the coding sequence ATGTATCTAGATATTCTTTTTAAAGTAATCGGAGGATTAGGATTATTCCTGTTTGGAATGGATAATATGTCTAAAGGTATGCAAAAAATGGCAGGTCAAAAGTTAAAAAAAATTCTTGCCGCTTTAACTACTAATAGATTTATTGCCATTGTAATGGGTATTTTCGTCACTGCTCTGGTTCAGTCATCATCTGTAAGTACAGTTATGACCATCGGTTTCGTAAATGCTTCTTTACTTACTCTTAAACAAGCACTTGGAGTAATATTAGGAGCTAATATCGGAACTACTGTTACAGGTTGGATTCTAGCCTTAAATATGGGTAAATATGGACTTCCTATCGTAGGTATTGGAGCAATAGCTCATATGTTTGTAAAATCAGACAAAGCTAAAACAAGAGCTCTTACTTTCATGGGATTAGGACTTATTTTCTTTGGACTAGAATTAATGAGTACAGGTTTAAAGCCAGTAAGATCTATGCCTGAATTTGTTCAATTATTCCACGCTTTTACTGCTCACTCATATGTTGGAGTTTTAAAAGCTGCATGTGTTGGAGCTTTATTAACAGCTGTTGTTCAATCATCTTCAGCTACATTAGGAATTACAATTACTCTTGCATTACAAGGTTTAATTGATTATCCTACAGCAGTAGCTCTTGTATTAGGAGAAAATGTTGGAACAACAATTACAGCTTTACTTGCTTCTTTAGGTGCAAATGCAAATGCAAAGAGAGCCGCTTATGCTCATACTATTATAAACATTGTTGGAGTATTATGGGCTACTAGTATTTTCAAGTATTATTTACATTTCTTAGAAAATATAGTAGATCCAGTTCACAGTATGCCAGCTGCAATTGCAACAGCTCACACTATGTTTAATATTATTAACGTTGTTTTATTTATTCCTTTAATTGGATATCTTGCAGATTTCCTTTGCAAAGTTGTTAAGGACGATGATCCAATTGGAAAAGAAAGAGTTACTCATCTTGATGTACGTATGACTGAGACTCCTTCTGTTGTAGTTGAACAAAGTAAAGTCGAAATTTTAACTATGGGAACTAATTTAAAAGAAATGTTCTTTAAACTAGACAACGCATATCAAAATCCAGATAATCTAGATGAAAATCTTGAAAGAATCGAAAGTTTAGAGGATACTTTAGATTTATTCCAAAAGGAAATTTCTGATGTTAATTTCCGTATTTTAAATGGAAACTTAGACGAAGCAAATGCAGAGGAAACTAGAGAAAACTTACAAGCTTGTGATGAATATGAAACTATTAGTGATTACATCTTAAGAGTTACTAAAACTATGAAGAAGTTAAGAGATAATGATATTGAATTAAATGAGTATAAAATTACTACTTTATCTAAACTTCATTCCCATGTAGAATCTTTATTTGACGATATTAATAAAGCTTACGAATTAAGAGACAGAGATTTATTTGTATCTTCTATAAAGAAATGTAATTTCATAAAAGAGGAATATAAAAAAGCTAGACGTGAACATCTAGAGCACGTAGCTAATAATATTATGCCAGCTATGTTAAGTACAGGATATATGGATATTTTAAATAACTACAGAAGAATAAAAGATCATTTATATAATATGATTGAAATATTTGCAAAAATTTAA
- the ctlX gene encoding citrulline utilization hydrolase CtlX translates to MSSQCTNKILMVKPSKFHFNEETALNNYYQKNDNNSLNLIQEKALLEFNHLVEAIKKVGVTVITPEDTPTPNTPDSIFPNNWFISEPDGKLFLCPMFAENRRLERIKFLGNLIDNINCKNIKLLNFTKFEKENLFLEGTGALVLDRVNKIAYGSLSKRCDKELFEAFTRETGYKMIAFHSYQSINSQRLPIYHTNVMMALCSNFAILCKDSIDNLEEREMVINSLIESGKKIIYITEDQTNNFAGNVIQIKNNKGDLFTLMSERAYRAFSAEDIKIIEENSTIIFSPIPTIENYGGGSVRCMISEIF, encoded by the coding sequence ATGTCATCTCAATGTACAAACAAAATTCTTATGGTTAAACCTAGCAAGTTTCATTTCAATGAAGAAACTGCTCTTAATAATTACTATCAAAAAAATGATAATAATTCTTTAAATCTTATTCAGGAAAAAGCTCTTTTAGAATTTAATCATCTTGTGGAAGCAATAAAAAAAGTTGGTGTAACTGTAATTACCCCAGAAGATACCCCAACCCCTAATACTCCAGATAGTATTTTCCCAAATAACTGGTTTATATCAGAACCAGATGGAAAACTATTTTTATGTCCTATGTTTGCAGAAAACAGAAGACTTGAAAGAATAAAATTTTTAGGAAATTTAATAGATAATATTAATTGCAAAAATATAAAATTATTAAATTTTACAAAATTTGAAAAGGAAAATCTTTTTCTTGAAGGAACAGGAGCTCTAGTATTAGATAGAGTTAATAAAATTGCCTATGGTTCCCTATCTAAAAGATGTGATAAAGAATTATTTGAAGCATTCACTAGAGAAACTGGTTACAAAATGATTGCTTTCCATTCTTATCAAAGTATAAATTCTCAAAGATTACCAATCTATCATACAAATGTTATGATGGCTCTTTGCTCTAATTTTGCTATTTTATGTAAAGATTCCATAGATAACTTAGAAGAAAGAGAAATGGTTATAAATTCTTTAATTGAATCAGGTAAAAAAATAATTTATATAACTGAAGACCAAACTAATAATTTTGCTGGAAATGTTATTCAAATTAAAAATAATAAAGGAGATTTATTTACTCTTATGTCTGAAAGAGCTTATAGAGCTTTTTCAGCTGAAGATATAAAAATTATAGAAGAAAATTCCACAATTATTTTTTCACCTATTCCTACTATTGAAAATTATGGTGGTGGATCTGTTAGATGTATGATCTCTGAAATTTTTTAA
- a CDS encoding thiamine ABC transporter substrate-binding protein — translation MKKVLTGLFLGVSICAFGEEIVVYGPNSMKWVEKDYGPIFEKETGDSIKFISVDGIVPRMKLEKRNPKSDVVLGLTQVMGEVGKKENLLEKYTPKNLEKIKNKKYFFDDEGYITPFDYGFMAINYDSKKLPNPPKTLEEIGKLKDSLIIESPRGTTGQELLFWSYGLYRKDWMKFWETLKPAIKVVAPGWTEAFGKFTGGEAPMMTGYATSSIFFHMDGPDNKYESFIPEDGGYVYLEGASLTKKKEIKSGAKKFMDSILSEEFQKLVAEKNYMFPVTNIKLPETFNGVPKSEKIIVLNKEDINNLMENLETYRKELLNFLKK, via the coding sequence ATGAAAAAAGTTCTTACGGGATTATTTTTAGGAGTTTCAATTTGTGCCTTTGGAGAGGAAATAGTTGTATATGGACCAAATTCTATGAAATGGGTAGAAAAAGATTATGGACCAATATTTGAAAAAGAAACAGGAGACAGTATAAAATTCATATCTGTAGATGGTATTGTTCCAAGAATGAAACTTGAAAAAAGAAATCCTAAAAGCGATGTTGTTTTAGGTTTGACTCAGGTTATGGGGGAAGTTGGAAAAAAAGAAAATCTTTTGGAAAAATATACTCCAAAGAATTTAGAAAAAATAAAAAATAAAAAATATTTTTTTGATGATGAAGGATATATAACTCCTTTTGACTACGGATTTATGGCCATTAACTATGACAGTAAAAAATTACCTAATCCACCAAAAACTTTAGAAGAAATTGGGAAGTTAAAAGATTCTCTTATAATTGAAAGTCCTAGAGGAACCACAGGTCAAGAACTTTTATTTTGGAGTTATGGACTTTACAGAAAGGATTGGATGAAGTTTTGGGAAACACTAAAACCTGCTATTAAAGTAGTAGCACCTGGTTGGACTGAAGCTTTTGGTAAATTCACAGGAGGAGAGGCTCCTATGATGACAGGATATGCAACAAGTAGTATATTTTTTCATATGGATGGACCAGATAATAAGTATGAAAGTTTTATTCCAGAGGATGGGGGATATGTATACTTAGAGGGGGCAAGTTTAACTAAGAAAAAAGAGATAAAATCTGGAGCTAAAAAATTTATGGATAGCATTTTATCAGAGGAGTTTCAAAAGTTAGTGGCAGAAAAAAATTATATGTTTCCTGTTACAAATATAAAACTTCCAGAAACCTTTAATGGAGTTCCTAAAAGTGAAAAAATTATAGTTTTAAATAAAGAAGACATAAATAACCTTATGGAAAATTTAGAAACATACAGAAAAGAACTTTTAAATTTCTTAAAAAAATAG
- the hflX gene encoding GTPase HflX produces MIRGNTDGVRDSILNELETIYDFRLEKGRFVSEEIVGIMAMVTVRINREITVAIDRRGKVIDVAIGDSNSAELPIVDISNRKLSGVRIIHTHPNGYPNLSMIDISALLKLKLDGIGAIGVTEEKITGINIGFCKVEGNLLEHEEIENLSVEEACEYDYFSKVLEVEEALRQVEVVEDDSEVAILVGVDTEESLEELAELAKACDVKVAGNLYQKRNKPDNVFFIGSGKVRDLAIMRQLKRANLIIFDEELTGVQLKNLEAVTGCKVIDRTILILEIFARRARTREAKIQVELAQLKYRSGRLLGLGSIMSRTGGGIGTKGPGEKKLEIDRRRIRDEIHELKQELEKIKKNRALQREKRESSGIPKVALVGYTNVGKSTLRNLLVELYPGDNTSKKEAVFAENMLFATLDATTRSITLPDKRIAALTDTVGFVRKLPHDLVEAFKSTLEEVVFADLLVHVVDVSSETVIEQIKAVENVLEELSAKDKPTILALNKCDKASEEEITLVKETFKDYFIMEISAKNEVNIESLMENIVEMLPRTLKRVEYMIPYSESSVSAYLHRNSIIESEEYEGEGTRIVATVSDEVFNRCEKFMINIL; encoded by the coding sequence ATGATAAGAGGAAATACTGATGGAGTTAGAGATTCTATTTTAAATGAATTGGAAACAATTTATGATTTTAGATTGGAAAAGGGTAGATTTGTATCTGAGGAAATAGTTGGAATTATGGCTATGGTTACTGTGAGAATCAATAGAGAAATTACAGTTGCCATAGATAGAAGAGGAAAAGTTATAGATGTAGCTATAGGAGATAGTAATAGTGCTGAGCTTCCAATAGTTGATATATCAAATAGAAAGTTAAGTGGAGTTAGAATTATTCACACTCACCCAAATGGATATCCAAATTTATCTATGATAGATATATCTGCTTTACTTAAATTAAAATTAGATGGAATCGGAGCAATTGGAGTAACCGAGGAAAAAATAACAGGAATTAATATAGGATTTTGTAAGGTTGAAGGAAATCTTTTAGAGCATGAAGAGATTGAAAATTTATCTGTAGAAGAAGCTTGTGAATATGATTATTTCTCAAAAGTTTTAGAGGTTGAAGAAGCTTTAAGACAGGTTGAGGTTGTAGAAGATGATAGTGAAGTTGCAATTTTAGTTGGTGTTGATACAGAGGAGAGTTTAGAAGAGTTAGCGGAACTTGCTAAAGCTTGTGATGTTAAAGTAGCTGGAAATCTTTATCAAAAAAGAAATAAACCTGATAATGTATTTTTTATAGGAAGCGGAAAAGTTAGAGATTTAGCTATAATGAGACAGCTAAAAAGAGCTAATTTAATTATATTTGATGAAGAGTTAACAGGAGTTCAACTTAAAAACTTAGAAGCCGTAACAGGGTGTAAGGTAATTGATAGGACTATTCTTATACTTGAAATATTTGCAAGAAGAGCAAGAACAAGAGAAGCTAAAATTCAAGTTGAACTAGCTCAGTTAAAATATAGAAGTGGAAGACTTCTAGGACTTGGAAGTATAATGTCTAGAACAGGTGGTGGAATAGGAACAAAAGGACCTGGAGAGAAAAAACTTGAAATAGATAGAAGAAGAATAAGAGATGAAATTCATGAATTAAAACAAGAGCTTGAAAAAATAAAGAAAAATAGAGCACTTCAAAGAGAAAAAAGAGAAAGTTCAGGAATACCTAAAGTTGCCTTAGTAGGATATACAAACGTAGGGAAATCAACTCTTAGAAATCTTCTAGTGGAGTTATACCCTGGAGATAATACAAGTAAAAAAGAAGCAGTTTTTGCAGAAAATATGCTTTTTGCAACTTTAGATGCAACAACAAGATCTATAACTTTACCAGATAAAAGAATTGCTGCTTTAACTGATACTGTTGGATTTGTAAGAAAATTACCTCATGATTTAGTAGAAGCTTTTAAATCTACTTTGGAAGAGGTTGTTTTTGCAGATTTATTAGTTCATGTGGTGGATGTTTCTTCAGAAACTGTTATAGAACAAATAAAAGCTGTTGAAAACGTATTAGAGGAATTATCTGCTAAGGATAAACCAACAATTTTAGCTTTAAATAAATGTGATAAGGCTAGTGAAGAGGAGATTACTCTTGTTAAAGAAACATTTAAAGATTACTTTATTATGGAAATTAGTGCTAAAAATGAAGTTAATATAGAGTCATTAATGGAAAATATTGTTGAAATGTTACCAAGAACTTTAAAAAGAGTAGAGTATATGATTCCATATTCAGAAAGTTCTGTAAGTGCATATTTACATAGAAATAGTATAATTGAAAGTGAAGAATATGAAGGAGAAGGAACAAGAATTGTTGCTACAGTAAGTGATGAAGTATTTAATAGATGTGAAAAGTTTATGATAAATATTTTATAA